The stretch of DNA CGGGTGGAGGCGAGCCGTCACGGAAGAGGAGCAGCCGTCGGCGAGCTAGAAGAGTGAGGAAGGAAGTGGGTGGAGCAACCGTCAATGAGCTAGGGTAGGAGGAGGGGGATGGGGTGGAGCGGTCACCCGCGAGGTGGGGGAGGTCAAGGTGGTGGTCAAGGCGGCGGAGCTTGGGATTTCGAGTTTCCAGGGCTCTAATAGCCACCGGCTCTAAAGGAGGAGGTTGGCGGCCCAATAGTGGATGGTGGGCTGTACATTTGTGGGCAGTGggcagcggcgggggcgaggagaaAGTCGGGAAGGGGTGGGTGGTGCTGCAGTGGCGGTGGAGGGCCGTGTctagggatgtaaatggtacggatattttCCGACCATATTTAAATTCGATTCGGATTGGAAGGGTTTTTATCTGTCCGTATCCGATTTCAACTATCCAATATCCGTAACCGATCCGTATCTGAATGCTCAaaagttacatttttatgatgtGAATATCTGTTACAATCTTATCCGATAAAATCTAACACTATTTGTATTCGACTCCGTATTCGAACataaatatgaaaataaatatgatatcagtaatatccgtccgtatccgatccgttttcatccctagccGCGTCGGAGCCTGAGCTGGAGCAGGTAGCGACGCTCAGCTCAGAGAGCGATAAACAGATGCTAAAAAAACGAGCAACGCTAAACCTGGAGGACCGCGTCGGAGCCGGGGCTGGAGCAGGTAGCGACGCTCAGCTCAGAGAGCGATAAACAGATGCTAAAAAAACGAGCAACGCTAAACCTGGAGGAGCGGTGATGTGACGTTCGGTCCTGCAGGCAACTTGCAATTTTATTTTGAGTTCTATGCAAATTTAGAACTCCAGAAGGCCGATAAGGATAAAAGATACTGGTACATTCCATTTGGAATTATTGGAAATGCCAGGAAATGTGACTGCGTGCCACCCACATGGCACATGTAAGCGACTCCTGCTGTCGAGCTTAACCACCACGCACCAACTGACCATCCAACAAACTCTCTCCCCCACCATTTCAGTTAACCGCTGCAACAGTAATAGCAACACAACACACCACACCCATCCATCCAAGCGTCACAGCAGAACAGTAGACCACACATTATCACACATTCTCAAATTGACACCACATAATTCACATCCCCGCAGATAAGGTTTCCAAACCTAGCGATAGGCTCCTCCAGACATGTTTTAATTTACTTGAGAACTGGAATGCAGAAGATAAACTCAGTTTGAACTCCACATAACTGCTAACAATATAGGGGAGGTTCAATATGTCAGCATATTTTCCAGCTTGTTATACAAAACTTTGTGAAAAGTCAAAAGTCCCCAATTTTGTTTCAAAACTCAATATAGCGAAGAGATAGGATGGTATACACTTTATAGAACTGATGCAGTCCGGATCTCAATACATTATTATCAGATATTTGGGTTACATATTTATTATCATTATTTGCGAAATTTAGGTGACTTGCACCAATAATTGAGACCACAAAGCACGAATTACAGATGCACAATAGCAGATACACTACACAATCTAACAAGTTAACAAAAGCCAAATCAGCACTACATAAATGGGTATGGCGATGGCTTTACTCCTACAGATGCAGCAAGGTGTGCCTTCTACCTTGGAGTTGAATCTTGCTTGCAAAGTCTCATCAATTTATGGGGGCAAAGGAAAATAGCCATTCACCCATCATGTGCCTAACGACATTAAATGTTCGGATCACGCAACAGCAGCCGGTATATCTCATTGTTGTGCTCTGACATGTACTCGTACCCAAGACTGTCAGCACAACTCTTGAATTCATCGAAGTCTTGCGGTGGCACTTGTATGCCAACTAATACATTTGCTCCAGCTTCACCCTGCACAAGAGAATTAGGTGATGAATGCTCTTTTTTGGTGGTCTTCATTGTTTACTAACACTCATACAAGCAATACACATGTCCCAGAACAATTTCCAGCATGGTATATACTTTTTCTCAAGTTCAGAACGAAAGGGGCATATAATCATTTGAAGAGCAGGGTTTTTTTAAACATGTTCTGGCTTCATGGAATGGAAGTAACAACAAGatcaaagtttcaaattatGAGATCGCATAGATAGACACAATGTAAGAAGGGTACAGACAATAAGGCCAGACTGATCGCATACCTGTCCACGATAATGGAAAAGGCTGATATTCCAACGAGGACTGAATGCATCCAAAAATTTCATGAGGGCCCCAGGCCTTTCTGGAAAAATGAACCGGTAAACAAGTTCATCCTTTATTTCTGATCTACCTCCAATCTGAAAATTGATACAGTGGAATCACTAATAAGATAGCAGGACATTTGCATGAAAAATGCCCCTAAGGGAACTAAAACAATTGACATTCAAAACCTTGGCAGTGTACTAAATTAACCTACAAAATGTCAGCTGCAATCTAGATTTTTAAGGTAATTATTTGTAAACTAGACATCCTCAGTCACAGGTTGCAAAAACATACTAGCCTGATAGATACCTTAATGGGCGTAGATGCATATCCATTGCCATAATAACACTAAAAGTAGACTCATTTACAAATTACAACTGATCCCTTGAAAAATAATGTGCTAATAGCTATTCAGTGTGACAGATGCAACTTACAAAGTATCTAAGGTGGTCTTTTGCTAAATCATTGTCTGTAAGGTTAACAGTCCTCAGTTTCGCAGATTCCATTCGATTCACCATTGCTCCAAGCTCGTTGTTTGTGTAGATGCCAACGCTGTAACAAATATCAATCTAAGTATCTAAGGTAACCATTGTTGTATATACTTTAAAAAAAGATCAgacaataaaataaaaagaatgTACATCTCAGTCAAGGATAAAAACATTGGCAATTTGACATGGAtgaataatgataaaaaatgtCCAACTTTATAAGTACCTGTAAAGAACAAGGGCATCTTTAGCATTAGAATCATATCTGTATTTAAATTCAGTAATATTCATCCGGCCAACCTGCAGAATGAGATGTCACAAGAAAGGAAATTgattttaaactaaaacaagttgGCATTACTATCACAGGGTATACCAATTCTGCAAATCGTTTGAAGCTCCCCTGCTCCTCTGGTAAAAATGTGGCTAGAACTGCTTCACGCTTTCGACCAACATCAGCAAGTTCAGTTACTAGTCTAAGTCGGTCAAAGTTCATATTTGCTCCACTAGTTATGGCAACCACAGTTTCTCCCTTCAAGTTATAGTATTTGCAGTAGGCTTCAGCCCCTGCCAGTGCAAGGGCTCCAGCAGGTTCAAGGATACTTCTTTTCTCCTCAAACATATCCTGCACGCATTAAAAAAAGATACATCTCAGTACCACTGATATACCAAGTGCAGAATGCAAGTATAATGCACTGTATATGATGAAAAAGGACAATATGTATTCAAAAAGATCGAAATACAATAAGTAGTTTGTGATGAATTCTATTTCTGTATCCATACTAACAGAACACTTACAGTAAACTTAGAGAGAGAAAAACTATATTGGATAATGCCCTACACAGTAAATGAACTGATACTAGATAGAGAGTTACGGAACCATAACCTTATAAGGCATTCCCACTAGACAGTGTTCTGATTTCCGAAAATGTTATGGTTTACATTGACTGGCCACTACAACAGAGAATGCTAATGGAACAAATTACAATCTTGTTCTTGAGCATTCTATCCAGAATTCCAGAGCTTCAAGTGAGTTGAGACTATGAAATATTACAGTGTTCAATTAAACACCCATTTAAAGCACTAATGAATGGCAGATGAATACATGTATAGTTCTCACCTTTATAGAAGCACAAATAGCATCTCGTCTGACCATAACAATGCCATCTACCAGTTCTCTACACAGGCGAAATGTTTCCTCCCCTACAGTTTTGACTGCTACACCATCTGCGAAACCACCAACATGCTCTAACATGACCCTCTTGCCATGACACAAGGACAATGCCATTGCATTTGCATCTGAGGGTTCTACTCCAATTATTTTCACCTGTACAGAAGAAATGATGCCAAAGCATACCAAAAAATATCAGCCTGAATGGAAATCACTGTAAGATAGATATACTGGGTTCAATTGTGAAAAGGATTACAGTACAAGGTTGATTCAACATGAAATAATTCAACTACACAAATGCACTTAAACATCAAATCCAAATCTCCATGATGGCATGAAAAGAAACTCATTGTCTTCAACATATTGTTTTTCTAAAGAAATGGTACAATGGAAAACTTACCTCTGGGCGAACCCGTTTCACATAGGCAGCAATACCAGCGATTAATCCGCCACCTCCCACAGGTACAAATATTGCATGCAGTGGACCTTGCAGTTGCCTAACAATTTCCATGCCGACAGTTCCTTGTCCAGTGATAACATCAGGATGGTCAAATGGAGGTATGAACGTGCGACCCTCCTGCTCGCATCGTAGTTTTGCATATGACTGAGCTTCATCGTATGAGTCCCCCTCGAGGACTACCGTTGCACCCAACCTCTCCACTGATTTCCACTGGAATTAAGGTGTTAAGTTTATTGTTCAGTGAGCATTAAGTAGAATACATCGTGAAAGGGAAGCCCTAAGTTTGGGCATGAAAAGATCAGAAACCTTGATTTCTGGTGTTGTCACCGGCATGACGATGACGGCATCGCATCCCAGTCTCTGAGCAGAAAGAGCAACTCCCTGAGCATGGTTTCCAGCAGAGGAGCAGATGACGCCCCTCTCCAACTGCTCAGGAGAGAGTTTTGCCATCATATTATATGCACCCCGCAACttgaatgagaatacctataaCCAAGGAAACAAAATTtgagaaacaaagaaaagaaagcacAGAAGTGGAACAGTACTTTTCAGTGAACTTGAAATTTACCACATAGAAACACTAAACACAGTCaagtaaaaaaaattaggaAACTGTAATATGTGCAGAAAAAAAATTAGGAACTGTACTATGTATGAAACGTATGTATGGCAAACAGATAGGGAGATTATCTTTGAAACGTGTATAGGATTCCTTCTCAAAAGGTATATATGCACATAAGGTTCCATCGCTATGGGTTATGCTATTGATAAGAACACAGAAAATCAAATATATTAGAACAGTTACAAACTTCCCAGACCCTGAATCAGAGTCTGTCAACTTAAAAAAGAACAGCCACCTCAAGATTTCATCACTATAGAAATCAACCGATAATTGAAGGGAATGTCTAAGTGCAAAATATCCTGAAACGTCTACTCTCCTCGGAGAAAGCGTGACAAGAACGTGTCAAAGCCAAGGTGGAAAATTGAAGGGAATGTCTAAGTACCTGTCCCGGCACCAAGAGAATTCATGAGATTCTGTGAATCCCAGCATCCTATTCAAACCAGCAGAACCATGACGCTACCGAGGTAAACCCCGAAAAGTTTCAGCGTTATCAAAATACTCCATTGAACTTGGCTATGGTTGAGTGCAAAATGTATCCAGAGACACAGGTAGCGGCTAAAGCTTCTTTTGGAATAATAGAAACGCTTTAGTAGCCGCGCCCGTGAACACAACAAACCAACCCAAAAAAGGTGGCTAGACAAAGTAAAACGAAGGCTGCGCGTCGTCGTGGATTACCGGCTGCAGGTCCTCGCGCTTGATCCAGAGGTTGACCCCGAGGCGGTCGGAGAGCTTGGtggcgagctgcagcggcgaCTCGATTGCCACGTCGTACACCTTGGACGACAGCACGCTGGTCAGGTACTCCATCGCGCCGGGCCCTCCtccccccgccgcgccgccgtccccacCGAACCCCTCCccgtccgccgcgcccgcgTTGCGCTCCCGGAACCCCGCCACGAGGCACCCGCTCTCCCTCTGCAGCGACTCCGGCGCCACCCGCAccatcggcgccggcgccgccggggcggccgcgagcgccgccgacgccgcctccgCGGGCGTCGTCGCCGCGGCGCTGACGGCCACGCGGGAGGGCCTGCGGCCGTCGCGGCGGAG from Panicum virgatum strain AP13 chromosome 9K, P.virgatum_v5, whole genome shotgun sequence encodes:
- the LOC120649995 gene encoding threonine dehydratase 1 biosynthetic, chloroplastic-like, giving the protein MAAAATASASAAFPAASPLRRDGRRPSRVAVSAAATTPAEAASAALAAAPAAPAPMVRVAPESLQRESGCLVAGFRERNAGAADGEGFGGDGGAAGGGGPGAMEYLTSVLSSKVYDVAIESPLQLATKLSDRLGVNLWIKREDLQPVFSFKLRGAYNMMAKLSPEQLERGVICSSAGNHAQGVALSAQRLGCDAVIVMPVTTPEIKWKSVERLGATVVLEGDSYDEAQSYAKLRCEQEGRTFIPPFDHPDVITGQGTVGMEIVRQLQGPLHAIFVPVGGGGLIAGIAAYVKRVRPEVKIIGVEPSDANAMALSLCHGKRVMLEHVGGFADGVAVKTVGEETFRLCRELVDGIVMVRRDAICASIKDMFEEKRSILEPAGALALAGAEAYCKYYNLKGETVVAITSGANMNFDRLRLVTELADVGRKREAVLATFLPEEQGSFKRFAELVGRMNITEFKYRYDSNAKDALVLYSVGIYTNNELGAMVNRMESAKLRTVNLTDNDLAKDHLRYFIGGRSEIKDELVYRFIFPERPGALMKFLDAFSPRWNISLFHYRGQGEAGANVLVGIQVPPQDFDEFKSCADSLGYEYMSEHNNEIYRLLLRDPNI